In Mesorhizobium sp., one DNA window encodes the following:
- a CDS encoding aldehyde dehydrogenase, which translates to MSAFRNIVADAAAKPRTFGLFIDGEFKPVENRKLMPVIAPATGDTIAHVVEAGVDDVDLAIRAARRAFESDEWGGMALRTRVRLVNRLADVMEAHLEELFGLETLNNGRPIRETRAQIARVPDLFRYNASLAMARRDSVIPVEGDYHAFTNRLPVGVVANVTPFNHPLLIACRNIAPTLASGCTTVVKPSELTPLTTLRLAELFAEAGLPAGVLNVVTGYGAVAGKALSEHPGINKLVLTGGTESGRAAGSAAARNFATQTLELGGKTPVAVFADCDVDRAVSYAAFGTFVGAGQTCVCAARHLVQRPIYDEFVAKLAARADAIRMGDPFDTATQMGPVISARQRDRVLAFVDTGLAEGARLAAGGCVPKELGNSGGFFVRPTVFADVTSQMTIAQEEVFGPFTVVIPFDTEDEALAIANDTPYGLAAAVHTGDVGRAHRFARNVQAGIVWINDHHRVDAASPWGGVKLSGIGREFGEEAFNAYFATKAVMVNTGSAAFDWYDPAALDARLN; encoded by the coding sequence ATGTCCGCATTCCGGAATATCGTTGCCGACGCCGCCGCCAAGCCTCGCACGTTCGGTCTGTTCATCGACGGCGAGTTTAAGCCGGTCGAGAACCGCAAGCTGATGCCCGTCATCGCTCCCGCCACCGGCGATACGATCGCCCATGTTGTCGAGGCCGGTGTCGACGACGTCGATCTTGCCATTCGGGCAGCCCGCCGCGCGTTCGAAAGCGACGAATGGGGCGGGATGGCGCTGCGCACCCGCGTGCGGCTGGTCAATCGGCTGGCCGACGTGATGGAGGCGCATCTGGAGGAACTGTTCGGGCTGGAGACCCTGAACAACGGTCGCCCGATCCGCGAAACCCGCGCCCAGATCGCGCGGGTACCCGATCTCTTCCGTTACAATGCCAGCCTCGCCATGGCCCGGCGTGACTCGGTGATCCCTGTCGAAGGCGACTATCACGCCTTCACCAACCGCCTGCCGGTGGGCGTCGTGGCGAATGTAACCCCCTTCAACCATCCGCTGCTCATCGCCTGCCGCAACATCGCGCCCACGCTGGCCTCTGGCTGCACGACAGTGGTGAAACCATCGGAACTGACGCCGCTCACCACGTTGCGGCTGGCCGAACTGTTCGCTGAAGCCGGGCTGCCGGCGGGCGTACTGAATGTCGTCACCGGCTATGGTGCTGTCGCGGGCAAGGCCCTTTCCGAGCATCCGGGGATCAACAAGCTGGTGCTGACGGGCGGCACAGAATCCGGCCGCGCCGCCGGATCCGCCGCCGCGCGCAACTTCGCCACCCAGACCCTGGAACTGGGAGGCAAGACGCCGGTCGCCGTCTTCGCCGATTGCGACGTGGACCGTGCGGTCAGCTACGCGGCGTTCGGCACCTTCGTAGGCGCGGGTCAGACCTGCGTCTGTGCCGCCCGTCACCTCGTCCAGCGGCCGATCTATGACGAGTTCGTCGCCAAGCTGGCCGCACGCGCCGACGCCATCAGGATGGGCGACCCCTTCGACACCGCCACGCAGATGGGTCCGGTCATCTCCGCCCGCCAACGCGACCGCGTCCTCGCCTTTGTCGACACGGGCTTGGCCGAAGGCGCGCGACTCGCCGCGGGCGGATGTGTCCCGAAGGAGCTCGGCAATTCGGGCGGCTTCTTTGTTCGTCCGACCGTATTCGCGGACGTGACCTCGCAGATGACCATCGCGCAGGAGGAGGTCTTCGGCCCATTCACAGTCGTCATCCCCTTCGACACCGAGGACGAGGCGCTGGCGATTGCCAACGACACGCCGTACGGCCTCGCCGCAGCGGTACATACCGGCGATGTCGGCCGGGCACACCGTTTTGCCCGCAACGTCCAGGCTGGAATCGTCTGGATCAACGACCACCACCGGGTCGACGCCGCCTCGCCGTGGGGAGGCGTCAAGCTCTCGGGCATCGGACGGGAGTTCGGGGAGGAAGCGTTCAATGCCTACTTCGCTACCAAGGCGGTGATGGTGAACACCGGAAGCGCCGCCTTCGACTGGTATGACCCCGCCGCGCTGGACGCCCGCCTGAACTAA